From Amycolatopsis sp. cg9, one genomic window encodes:
- a CDS encoding heavy-metal-associated domain-containing protein, with translation MESTYTVTGMTCAHCVASVSEEVRAVDGVTDVVVDLPTGAVTVTSSRVLEDARIRAAVEEAGYTFAGK, from the coding sequence ATGGAAAGCACTTACACCGTGACCGGCATGACCTGTGCGCACTGCGTGGCTTCGGTCAGCGAAGAGGTCCGCGCGGTCGACGGCGTCACCGACGTCGTCGTCGACCTGCCCACCGGAGCCGTCACCGTCACCAGCAGCCGGGTCCTCGAAGACGCGCGGATCCGCGCCGCCGTCGAGGAAGCCGGTTACACCTTCGCCGGGAAGTAG